The nucleotide sequence CGAGCCCGATGGATTTTGCACGGGCCCGTTTCCGCAAGCGCTGGACCGAGTTCGTCGCCATGCTGATCGCCGAGCGGCGTTCAATGGGCAAGAAGGACGGTGCGCCGCCGCGCGACCTGTTCGATCTCATGGACGAGGCGCGCGATCCGGAAACCGGCAAGGGCTTTTCCGACGAGCAGCTTGTCGACGAGGTCGCGACCATGATCCTCGCCGGTCACGAGACCACCGCAACCGCGCTGTTCTGGGCGCTCTATCTGCTCGCGCTCGATCCGGAGACGCAGGAGGAGGTGGCGTCCGAGACCCGTGGCGAGCATCTCGACAGCATCGCCGACATCGATCGCCAGAAGTTCACCCGCGCCGTGATCGAGGAGACGATGCGGCTCTATCCGCCGGCCTTCCTGGTCGCGCGGGCCGCGCGCGAAAAGGACAATGCCGCCGGCGTCGAGATCGGCAAGGGCGACATCATCATGATTGCGCCGTGGCTGCTACACCGGCACGAGAAGTTGTGGGACCAGCCGAACGCATTCATCCCCAAGCGCTTCATGTCGAAAGAGGCGCCGGACCGCTTCGCCTATTTGCCGTTCGGCGCAGGACCGCGCGTCTGCATCGGCGCGCCGTTCGCGCAGGCCGAATCCGTGCTGGCGCTGGCCCGGCTGATCGGCGCGTTCCGTGTCGAGCTCGCCGATACGACCGATCCCGTGATCCCGCTTGGCGTCGTCACGACCCAGCCGGACCACTCACCTTTGTTCCGCATCACGCGTCGGTGACAGACATTCGTCTGGCCGATGGCGTGATGCACTCCAGATAGAGTTTGCGCCATGAGCGACATCCAGGCCCAGTTTTCCGTTCTGAAGCAGACCGCTGACGCGAAGGTGGTCGATGCGATCGCGCGTCTCATCGAGGACGGTGAGGACCACGAGCTCAACCGCGTCAATGTCCTCGATTTCGCCACGCAGCATGGCCTCGACGAAGAGCATGCGATCTCGGGCTTTCTGCATTCGGCCCGGCTCGGGCTGTTCGATCTCGGCTGGAACGTGCTGTGTCCGGGCTGCGGCGGCGTGCTGGGGGCGCATTCGACGCTGAAGGCGCTCAAGCCCGACGATTATCACTGTGCGCTCTGCGCCTGCGGCTACAAGGCCTCTGTCGACGATCAGGTCGAGGTGTCTTTCACCGTGAATTCGCGCGTGCGGCGCATCGCTGCGCACGACCCTGATACGCTTCCGGTGTGGGAGTATTTCAAGCAGGTGTTCTGGAGCTCCGGCGTCGACTTCAACAAGGAATCGTTCACGACGCTCGCGAACGAGGTGACGTTGGACACGATGGAGCTGCCGGCGGGCGAAAAGGCGACGATGTCGCTGCAATTGCCGAACGATTTCATCATCATCTTCGAGCCGGTGACGCACGCCGCCCATTTCATCGACGTGCAGGGCGAGCCGACCAAGGACCGCCAGCAGCTCGCCATCATGTACAACAAGGTGCAGGCGCCGACGGGGACCACGACCATGCGGCCGGGTCCGCTGCGGTTGTCGTTGGAGAACCAGGCCGGCGTGCGCGTGTTGCCGTCGGTGTTCATCGCCGCCGAGGCGCTTCATCACCTGATCGGCAAGCGCAAGCCGTTCCTCACCGCCAAGAGGATGCTGTCGAACCAGACCTTTCGCGATGTGTTCAAGGCGGACAATCTCAGTCTCGACCAGCGGCTCCAGATCACCTCGCTGACGTTCCTGTTCACCGACCTGAAGGGATCGACCGCGCTCTACGAACGCGTCGGCGATCTCGCCGCGTTCGATCTCGTGCGGGCGCATTTCCATGCGCTGCTCGAGATCATCTCCTCCGAGAAGGGCGCGGTGGTGAAGACCATCGGCGACGCCGTGATGGCGACCTTCATCCGCCCCGAGCATGCGATCGTCGCCGGCTTCCGGATGCGCGCGGCGATGGACGAGCTGAACAAGCAGCGCGGCACCGAGGATCTCATCGTCAAGATCGGTATTCATGAGGGGCCGTGTCTGGCGGTGATGCTCAACGAGCGGCAGGATTATTTCGGCCAGACCGTCAACATCGCCGCCCGCGTGCAGAGCCTGTCGACCGCGCAGGAAATCCACATCACCGGTCCGGTGCTCGATGCGCCCGCGGTCGCCGAGCTGCTCGAGCAGCGCGCGATCAAGCCGATCCAGAAGCAGGCGGCGCTGCGCGGTATCGCCGACAAGATGGTGGTGTACGAGATACCGTGATGGACTTCCGTCTGAGGGCTTGGCTTGCTACTCGCGCCCGATTGATAGCGGCCAGATTGCCGAAACGTAATGCAGCGCGCGGAACTGACGCACGTTGCGGCGGTTGAGTTTCCCGCTCATATAAGGCTGGTAGCCGCCGGCTCCCCGCGGCGTCATCGATTTCGGTAGGACCTTATGCTCGACGGCTTGCGCCAATTCATCGCCGACATTGTTGCTCCCCATGGCCAGGACCGCGCGTTCGGCGATAGCGATTACCGGCTGGCGGCGACCGCGCTGCTGGTTCACGTCGTTTCGCTGGATGGCCAGCCGACCGCGGCCGAGCAGCGCAAGCTGCACAATTTGATCGAAAGCCATTTTGGGCTCGATCGCGGCACGGCCGATCGGTTGATCGCGGATGCGACCCAGGTCGAGGGCGAGGCGGTCGATCTCTATCATTTCACCAGCGTCATCATGCGCTCGCTCGACGAGGAGGGCCGCAGGCGCATCGTCCAGATGATGTGGGAGCTGGTCTATGCCGACGGCCAGGTCACCGAGTTCGAGGACAACGTGGTCTGGCGCGCCTCCGACCTGCTCGGGATCTCCCAGCGCGACCGGATCGAGCTGAAACATGCGGTCGCGGACCGCGCCGGCGGCCAAAACGGTGGTCAGGTCAAGGACAGCGCCGTCGGCGGCTAATCCGTCCCACACCGCAAATTGCCGGTTGTGCGGACCACATGACGAAACTTTAATATAGCCTTGGGAGACGGCCGGGTTCCGGATTCTCCTGTAAATACGCCGTTTTCCTGCTCTCCCTGTCTCCCGCTCAAGCCGCCATGCTGCAAGCGCCGCTTGCCTGTCGCGCATGGCCTATGCTCTCGTTCGGTCATTGCGGGCTAAAAAACTTCAATTCAAGAGACTTGGATCAAGAGACTTGGATCGTGACTGAGCGGGTAACGTTGATCACCGGTGCTTCGGCGGGCATCGGTACGGAGCTGGCACGTGTGTTTGCCGCGAACGGGCATCGCCTCGCGCTGACGGCGCGACGGGCGGATCGGCTGGAGGCGCTCGCGAACGAGCTCGCCGCCACGTGTGGCAAGAAGCCGATTGTGATCGCCTGCGATCTCCAGGATATCGATGCCGGCGAGAAGATCGCCGCCGCACTCGCCGCCGAAGGCGTCGAGCTCGACAATCTCGTCAACAATGCCGGCTTCGGCGTGTTCGGCGACGCCATCGAGCGCGACCGCGTCGAGCAGGTTGGCATCGTCGATGTCAACGTCCGGGCGCTGACGGATCTGTCGCTGCGCTTCGCCGACCAGCTCATCAGGAACAAGGGCGGTCTGCTCAATGTCGGATCGGTCGCCGGCTTTCTCCCCGGCCCCGGCATGGCCGTCTACTACGCGTCCAAGGCCTATGTGATTTCCCTCACCGAGGCCCTGCGCGCCGAACTCGCGCCGCGCGGCGTTCGCGTCACCGTGCTTTGCCCCGGTCCGGTGCCCACCGAATTCCAGGCGCGCGCCGGCGTCGGCTCCGGACACGACACGGCCCTTCTCAATGTCCCTGCCGCCGTGGTTGCAGAACAGGCCTATCGCGGCCTGATGGCCAACAAACGGGCAGTGCTGCCTGGTCTCGGCATCAAGATCGTGCCGTTCGCGCTGCGTTTCTTCCCGCGCGGCTTCATCCTGGCGGCCACCAGCCGCTTCCAGAGACAAAGGCGCTAGAAGCCGGACTCTCCCGTATTGGCCCGGAGCTTGCTTTCATTTCGGTGTGTGCGCGAACTCACACGAAATTAACGATCGCTTAGTTATGCTGGCGGTCTGAACCGATAGCACTCGCAGAGGCCATGTCGTTCCGGACGGACAGGTTTGGTGGCGCAGAACTGGTGCCCTTCCCCAGAAGGACGCCGACCGCCGTCGCCTCAGAAACCCGGTTGCCGGTTCTGATCATCCTGCATCAGGAATCCTCGACACCCGGCCGCGTCGGCAATGCGCTCCGCGCGCTCGGCCATCGTCTCGACATCCGCCGTCCCCGCTTTGGCGATCCCTTGCCGGAGACACTCGATCGGCATGCCGGCGCCGTCGTCTTCGGTGGTCCCATGAGCGCCAATGATCCCGACGACTACATTCGCCGCGAGATCGACTGGATCGAAATTCCGCTTCGCGAGCAGCGGCCGTTCCTCGGCATCTGCCTCGGTGCGCAGATGCTGGCGATGCAGCTCGGGGCCCGCGTCGCGCCGCATGCGGAGGCGCTGACCCAGATCGGCTACTACCCGATCCGCCCCACGGCCGCGGGCCACGCACTCTGCCCGGCCTGGCCCGCGCAGGTCTATCATTGGCATCGCGAGGGATTTGAACTGCCTGCCGGCGCCGAGCTGCTTGCGGAAGGCGATGATTTCCCGGTGCAGGCGTTTCGCGCCGGCAATGCCTTCGGCGTCCAGTTTCATCCCGACGTGACCTACGCGATGATGCATCGCTGGACCACGCGCGGCTATGACGGCTTCAGCGCACCCGGCGCCCGACAGCGGCATCATCATTTCGCGGATCGCGCCGTCTACGACGTCGCGGAGCGCGCCTGGCTCGATCACTTCATCCACGGCTGGCTGGCGCATCGGCCGGTACTGGCGCAAGCCGCCGAGTAGTCCGCGCGTTCGCGCGAGGCCCTTGCCTCTCTCCTGGATATGCTAGGCTCGTCGTCAACGAGCGCGCGTAAACGCGCGCCGGCAGACAAAGGGAGAGCGCGATGGCCTATGAACACATTCTCTATGACGTCAGCGACAAGATCGCGACCATCACGCTCAATCGTCCGGATCGCATGAACGCGTGGACGCCGACCATGGAGCGCGACGTCCGTCACGCGATGGAGGTATCGAGCGCGGATGAGAATGTCCGCGTCATCATTCTCACTGGCGCGGGCCGCGCCTTCTGCGCCGGCGCCGACATGGATGCGCTGAAGGGGCTCGATCCCAACGACGTCGGGCGCGCATCGAACCTGCCGCCGTTCGACATGAACCGCCGCCCGGACTGGCAGACGCGCTACGGCTTCTATCCGTCGATCGGAAAGCCCGTGATCGCCATGCTCAACGGTGCGACCGCCGGCATCGGCCTCGTCCACGCGCTCTATTGCGACCTGCGCTTCGCCGCCGACAATACCGTCTTCACGACGGCCTTCGCCCGGCGTGGCCTGATCGCCGAACACGGCATGTCCTGGATGCTGCCGCACATCGTCGGCCATGCCAATGCGATGGATCTGTTGCTCTCGGCCCGGCGCGTTTCGAGCGAGGAAGCGCTGCGGATCGGATTGGTCAACCGGCTCTGCCCGCCCGAGAAGCTGCGCGAGGAGACGTATGCTTACGCGCACGATCTCGCGGACATGGTTTCTCCGAGCGCGGTGGCCGTGATCAAGCGGCAGCTCTACGAGGTGCCGTTCCAGACCCTGGCCGAGGCCACGATCGAGGCCAACAGGGAGATGATGGTGGCGCTGAACGGCAGTGATTTCCGGGAAGGCGTCGCCAGCTTCATGGAGAAGCGGCCGCCGCGATTTACGGGGAAGTAGGGGGAGTGTTCCTCAACCAGTCCGTCTTCGCCCTGCGGGCTTCGCCGGACACCACGCTTCGCCCTTCAGGCTCCTCGTGGCTGCGCCACGCGTAGCCCGAAGGGCGGAGCGTGGTGGAGCCAGGCGGGATCGAACCGCCGACCTCGTCATTGCGAACGACGCGCTCTCCCAGCTGAGCTATGGCCCCTTTGCTGGCCGCTCTGGTAAACGCGGCCGACAACCGGGCGCCATTTAAGTCCCCGCCAAGGTCAAGTCAAGGACGGGTGCAACCCGGTTTTAGCCATTCCGGCGTCCGAACTTCCCTTGTTTGGGCCTGACGGAACCGATATCTAGCAAAAGGCGTCAATCCCGACCGCAGCCAGAGTTTTTAAAAGCCATGCGTGCCGTTCTCGACATCGTCATCATCGTGCTCGACCTCTACGTCTGGCTGCTGATCGCCTCCGCGATCCTGTCCTGGCTGATCGCCTTCAACGTCGTGAACACCCGCAACCAGTTCGTTTCGGCGGTGGCGGAGTTCCTGTACCGGATCACCGAGCCGGTCCTGGCGCCGATTCGCAATTTCCTGCCCAGCCTCGGCGGCCTCGACATCTCGCCGATCATCCTGATCCTGCTCATCATGTTCATCGAGCGCGTGATTCTGTACTACATCTACCCGAACGTGATCTGAGCGGGTTGGAGCGCCTTGGTTGCAAACAAGGAACCCTGGCGTTACTCGGCCGCAGGAATCAGCATCGCGCTGCGGGTGACGCCGCGCGGCGGCCGCGACGACATCGACGGGATCGAGCAATTGGCCGACGGCCGCAGCGTGCTCAAGGTGCGGGTGCGCGCGATCGCCGATGGCGGCGAGGCCAACAAGGCCGTTCTGGTCCTGTTGGCGAAATCACTCGGCGTCCCCAAGGCCAGCGTAAAGCTGCTATCCGGTGCCACCTCGCGGCTGAAGCAGATCGCGGTCGACGGCGATCCGTCGCGGCTCGGCGAAGCCCTGCGCAAGCTCGTCCAAGCCAAATCGGCAGACACGAAATCGATAGACCAAGGGAACTGACATGACCGCCAAGATCATCGATGGAAAGATCATTGCCGCGGAACTCCGCGGCCGTGTCGCCGACGAGGTCGCCCGCGTCAAGCGCGAGCACAATCTGGTGCCGGGCCTTGCGGTGGTGCTGGTCGGCAACGACCCCGCCAGCGAGGTCTATGTCCGCTCAAAACACACCCAGACCCAGGCAGCCGGCATGGCCTCGTTCGAGCACAAGCTGCCGGCCGACGTCTCGCAAGCCGATCTGCTGGCGGTCGTCGCCAAACTCAACCGCGATCCCGCCGTGCACGGCATCCTGGTGCAACTGCCGCTGCCGAAGGGCCTGAACACCGAAGCCGTCATCAACGCCATCGATCCCGCCAAGGACGTCGACGGCCTGCATCCGAACAATGCCGGCCGGCTCGCCGGCGGCTTCCAGGCGCTGTCGCCCTGCACGCCGCTCGGCTCGATCATCCTGACCAAGAGCGTGCACGCCTCGCTCGAAGGCATGAACGCCATCGTCATCGGCCGCTCCAATTTGGTCGGCCGTCCGCTGGTGCAATTGCTGCTGAACGAGAACGCCACGGTGACGATCGCGCACTCGCGATCGCGCGATCTGCCCGGCCTCGTGAAGCGCGCCGATCTCGTCTACGCCGCGGTCGGCAAGCCGGAGATGGTGCGCGGCGACTGGCTCAAGCCGGGGGCGACCGTGATCGACATCGGCAT is from Bradyrhizobium xenonodulans and encodes:
- a CDS encoding TerB family tellurite resistance protein produces the protein MLDGLRQFIADIVAPHGQDRAFGDSDYRLAATALLVHVVSLDGQPTAAEQRKLHNLIESHFGLDRGTADRLIADATQVEGEAVDLYHFTSVIMRSLDEEGRRRIVQMMWELVYADGQVTEFEDNVVWRASDLLGISQRDRIELKHAVADRAGGQNGGQVKDSAVGG
- a CDS encoding SDR family NAD(P)-dependent oxidoreductase, which codes for MTERVTLITGASAGIGTELARVFAANGHRLALTARRADRLEALANELAATCGKKPIVIACDLQDIDAGEKIAAALAAEGVELDNLVNNAGFGVFGDAIERDRVEQVGIVDVNVRALTDLSLRFADQLIRNKGGLLNVGSVAGFLPGPGMAVYYASKAYVISLTEALRAELAPRGVRVTVLCPGPVPTEFQARAGVGSGHDTALLNVPAAVVAEQAYRGLMANKRAVLPGLGIKIVPFALRFFPRGFILAATSRFQRQRR
- a CDS encoding enoyl-CoA hydratase: MAYEHILYDVSDKIATITLNRPDRMNAWTPTMERDVRHAMEVSSADENVRVIILTGAGRAFCAGADMDALKGLDPNDVGRASNLPPFDMNRRPDWQTRYGFYPSIGKPVIAMLNGATAGIGLVHALYCDLRFAADNTVFTTAFARRGLIAEHGMSWMLPHIVGHANAMDLLLSARRVSSEEALRIGLVNRLCPPEKLREETYAYAHDLADMVSPSAVAVIKRQLYEVPFQTLAEATIEANREMMVALNGSDFREGVASFMEKRPPRFTGK
- the folD gene encoding bifunctional methylenetetrahydrofolate dehydrogenase/methenyltetrahydrofolate cyclohydrolase FolD, with the protein product MTAKIIDGKIIAAELRGRVADEVARVKREHNLVPGLAVVLVGNDPASEVYVRSKHTQTQAAGMASFEHKLPADVSQADLLAVVAKLNRDPAVHGILVQLPLPKGLNTEAVINAIDPAKDVDGLHPNNAGRLAGGFQALSPCTPLGSIILTKSVHASLEGMNAIVIGRSNLVGRPLVQLLLNENATVTIAHSRSRDLPGLVKRADLVYAAVGKPEMVRGDWLKPGATVIDIGINRIPKDDGKTRLVGDVAYQEALGVAGAITPVPGGVGQMTVACLLVNTLRAACAIAGLPKPAV
- a CDS encoding cytochrome P450, producing MNIASVRRPIIPPTPPRAPDDMSFLGRVAVLRQNMIATWGQRAYEEDIIKGRFFLRNSFILNQPDAIRHVLLSNYENYSRTPAGIRMLRPVLGDGLLIAEGHSWTFQRRTLAPAFTPRATANLVPHMTAVLDETIAKLDERTSEPVDLREVMQRMTLEIAGRTMFSFGMERHGPTLRNFVMEYAARLGRPYFLDMVLPVSWPSPMDFARARFRKRWTEFVAMLIAERRSMGKKDGAPPRDLFDLMDEARDPETGKGFSDEQLVDEVATMILAGHETTATALFWALYLLALDPETQEEVASETRGEHLDSIADIDRQKFTRAVIEETMRLYPPAFLVARAAREKDNAAGVEIGKGDIIMIAPWLLHRHEKLWDQPNAFIPKRFMSKEAPDRFAYLPFGAGPRVCIGAPFAQAESVLALARLIGAFRVELADTTDPVIPLGVVTTQPDHSPLFRITRR
- a CDS encoding adenylate/guanylate cyclase domain-containing protein, whose amino-acid sequence is MSDIQAQFSVLKQTADAKVVDAIARLIEDGEDHELNRVNVLDFATQHGLDEEHAISGFLHSARLGLFDLGWNVLCPGCGGVLGAHSTLKALKPDDYHCALCACGYKASVDDQVEVSFTVNSRVRRIAAHDPDTLPVWEYFKQVFWSSGVDFNKESFTTLANEVTLDTMELPAGEKATMSLQLPNDFIIIFEPVTHAAHFIDVQGEPTKDRQQLAIMYNKVQAPTGTTTMRPGPLRLSLENQAGVRVLPSVFIAAEALHHLIGKRKPFLTAKRMLSNQTFRDVFKADNLSLDQRLQITSLTFLFTDLKGSTALYERVGDLAAFDLVRAHFHALLEIISSEKGAVVKTIGDAVMATFIRPEHAIVAGFRMRAAMDELNKQRGTEDLIVKIGIHEGPCLAVMLNERQDYFGQTVNIAARVQSLSTAQEIHITGPVLDAPAVAELLEQRAIKPIQKQAALRGIADKMVVYEIP
- a CDS encoding glutamine amidotransferase; translated protein: MSFRTDRFGGAELVPFPRRTPTAVASETRLPVLIILHQESSTPGRVGNALRALGHRLDIRRPRFGDPLPETLDRHAGAVVFGGPMSANDPDDYIRREIDWIEIPLREQRPFLGICLGAQMLAMQLGARVAPHAEALTQIGYYPIRPTAAGHALCPAWPAQVYHWHREGFELPAGAELLAEGDDFPVQAFRAGNAFGVQFHPDVTYAMMHRWTTRGYDGFSAPGARQRHHHFADRAVYDVAERAWLDHFIHGWLAHRPVLAQAAE
- a CDS encoding DUF167 domain-containing protein, whose translation is MVANKEPWRYSAAGISIALRVTPRGGRDDIDGIEQLADGRSVLKVRVRAIADGGEANKAVLVLLAKSLGVPKASVKLLSGATSRLKQIAVDGDPSRLGEALRKLVQAKSADTKSIDQGN
- a CDS encoding YggT family protein, with the protein product MRAVLDIVIIVLDLYVWLLIASAILSWLIAFNVVNTRNQFVSAVAEFLYRITEPVLAPIRNFLPSLGGLDISPIILILLIMFIERVILYYIYPNVI